The following coding sequences lie in one Loxodonta africana isolate mLoxAfr1 chromosome X, mLoxAfr1.hap2, whole genome shotgun sequence genomic window:
- the LOC135228817 gene encoding synaptonemal complex protein 3-like, whose amino-acid sequence MRAVLANQRCARSGKAGLLRPLRKCLRGASRWPAASLWECCRYSLYLSKQNLIMAPTGRKGTGRPGRRVVKDQDREASGTEDKKDLSGSELDGKEEGKSPVTDKDGRKRPSAGSVEEELGAEVQDMLERFKADIQKTLIAKRRRFEMNTNASVKSSNEKIEHVWKTQKEQWQKLTHEYSQQFLALFQQWDIDMKKAEEREVKLTVMIQQQQRILQQTRILQNQTLKAVKTLYEQFVKNVEDMEKNHEDILTQAQSELRKDMASLQNKILVESQWQEMAIVRKTLRSLFF is encoded by the exons ATGCGCGCTGTGCTGGCCAATCAGCGCTGCGCCCGCTCAGGCAAGGCTGGCTTGCTCCGCCCCCTCCGGAAGTGCCTCAGAGGAGCTTCCCGGTGGCCAGCTGCCTCGCTCTGGGAGTGTTGCCGCTACAGCCTTTACCTCAG CAAACAGAATCTAATTATGGCACCCACTGGAAGAAAGGGAACGGGGAGACCTGGGAGACGCGTGGTGAAGGATCAGGATAGAGAAGCCTCTGGCACGGAAGATAAAAAAGATCTGAGTGGTTCTGAGCTGGACGGGAAGGAGGAAG GAAAGAGTCCAGTAACTGATAAGGATGGAAGAAAAAGACCATCTGCAGGATCAGTTGAGGAAGAACTGGG GGCCGAAGTACAGGATATGTTGGAAAGATTTAAag CTGACATTCAAAAAACCCTTATTGCAAAGAGAAGAAGATTTGAAATGAATACCAATGCTTCTGTCAAAAGTAGTAACGAGAAAATTGAGCATGTTTGGAAAACCCAAAAAGAGCAATG GCAGAAGCTTACTCATGAATACTCTCAGCAGTTTCTGGCTTTGTTTCAGCAGTGGGATATAGATATGAAGAAAGCTGAGGAACGAGAAGTAAAACTAACT gttatgattcaacagcaacaaagGATTTTACAACAAACTAGAATTCTTCAGAACCAGACACTGAAAGCTGTCAAAACTCTTTATGAGCAATTCGTGAAG AACGTCGAGGACATGGAGAAGAATCATGAAGACATTCTTACTCAAGCACAGAGCGAACTTAGAAAAGACATGGCTTCGCTGCAGAACAAAATTTTAGTGGAATCT CAGTGGCAAGAGATGGCGATTGTCCGAAAGACTCTTCGATCCCTGTTCTTCTGA